Below is a genomic region from Prevotella melaninogenica.
GTTCTAACAATTCTTTCGAAACGATACACGATGCACCTGCCTTAAAATTCTTCAGATGTCGCCTTATATATCTTCGTTTCAAATAGGTTTCGGGTGCAGGTCGTTTACCCTTTGGAATCATCAGTATGCCCTTTCTCGACATACCCCTACGAAAGTATTTATCAATAAGACTTACAGTATCAGCACGATAAGAACTCCTAAGTTGTCCATCAACCTTCTGCCCAAAATTATCCGACAACAAAGAATCCTGCTTCGTCAGACACCTCGCAGTCTCTTTCGTTATCACATATTGCGCATGCGCCCCCTGCCCCACTCCTACAACGAGCAGCAGAATCGAAACAATGTAATGGATTAAGAGCCTCACCCCCAGCCCCTCTCCGAAAGGAGAGGGGAGTAAATAGCGAGATACCCCTATGTTCAGGGACTTCTTCTTTGCTTTTTTCATTTTTACCACAGAATCATCTAATATATAGAAATAACACGCTGTTCACTCCCCTCTCCGAACCAACGATTACTGACCGAAGGGAAGTAATGGAGAGAAGAGTAATTAGCGAAATACCCCTATGTTCAGGGACTTCTTCTTTGCTTTTTTCATTTTTACCACAGAATCATCTAATATATAGGGATAACACGCTGTTCACTCCCCTCACACTCGGAGTTCATTTTGCCACAGAATCATCTAATATATAGGGATAACACGCTGTTCACTCCCCTCTCCTTTCGGAGAGGGGCTGGGGGTGAGGCTGGGCTGGGGGTGAGGCTTTCTAAAAAAAAGCTGCCACCCTTTCAGGCGACAGCTTCCATTCCGTTATAATGAGTGCCCACGTCCGTGAGCGTCATTAATTTACTTTACTTTGTCAACAATAGCCTTAAAAGCTTCCTGATTGTTAACAGCGAGGTCAGCGAGCACCTTACGGTTGATCTCGATACCAGCCTTGTGCAATGCACCCATCAACTGGCTGTAGCTCATATCATAAAGACGAGCAGCAGCGTTGATACGCTGAATCCACAATGCGCGGAAGTTACGCTTCTTGTTACGACGGTCACGATAAGCATAAGTCAAACCCTTCTCATAGGTATTCTTTGCTACCGTCCAAACATTTTTACGGGCACCATAGTAACCCTTAGTCTGCTTCAGAATTCTTGTTCTCTTTGCTTTTGAAGCAACATGATTGACTGATCTTGGCATAGTTTTTCTTTCCTTTTAATTTGTTTGACTAATGAATTAACGAAGTCTGAGCAAGTCGCGTACCTGCTTCAAGTTTGTACCATCCACGAGCGTCTGGTGAACAAGATTTCTCTTCTGTTTCTTTGTCTTCTTAGTCAGAATGTGACTGTGGTAAGCGTGATGACGTTTGATCTTACCAGTACCGGTGAACGTGAATCTCTTCTTTGCGCCGGAATTTGTCTTCTGTTTTGGCATTTTTGTAAAATTTAAAATTGTTATTTATATTCATCTGTGGCAACGTATATACCAGGACGTTACGCACAGGTTGCCCATGTCGCCCCTCATAACGAGGAGACACCCAACGGGCGTTAGTCAATATTCAGTTTCTTCAATGCGTCAGCACCATTCTTAGCGTTGGCAAACAAACCGCCATCCGTCTTTGGCTCCTCGCTGACGCCCTCAGCACCTGCCTTCGCACCAGCCTCTGCCTCCTCACGGTCGCGCTTCTGCTGACTCTTCTTGGCAACACCTGCCTTCTTAGGTGCAAGATAGAGGAACATCTTCTTGCCCTCGAGTTTCGGAAGTTGCTCCACCTTTGCAAGCTCCTCAAGATCGTTAGCGAAACGAAGCAATAACACCTCGCCCTGCTCCTTAAACAGAATCGAACGACCACGGAAGAACACGTATGCGCGTACCTTATTACCTGCATTGAGGAACTCCTGCGCATGCTTGAGCTTAAACTTATAGTCGTGCTCATCCGTCTGAGGACCAAAACGAATCTCCTTCACCTCCTGCTTAACCTGCTTCTGCTTCATCTCCTTCTGATGCTTCTTCTGCTGGTAGAGGAACTTAGAATAGTCGATGATACGACAAACCGGTGGCTGTGCGTTAGGAGAAATCTCCACAAGGTCAACTCCCTCTTTCTGAGCCAATTCCAACGCCTTTCGCGTAGGCATAACCTCAGCTCCATCATCACTTACCACACGTACTTCCCGAACGCGAATCTGCTCGTTCACGCGGTACTTCATTTTCATTTTGTCATTCTTCATTCAACTATTTTAAAGTGTCTAAATTCGCTAAACGCGTGCAAAGTTACTATTTTCCAACCGATTATCCAAGCGTTTTTACTTATATTTTTCACAGATAGAGCAAAAATAAAGCCCCACCCAGCCTCCCCGAAGGGGGAGGAGTGCCTATGCGCACATAAGAGGATAAGGACTTTTGACTCTTTTCTTAGATAATTTCTGCAAAATACTTGCAAACTTGCCTCCTCCCCCTTCGGGGAGGTCGGGTAGGGCTGTAGAGGTCGGAGGGGGCTTTACAAACAGCTCGACATACCCAGCGTTGTAGCAATGGCAGTGAGCACAGAGATAATCACATTAATGATTGTTTTCCATTTTTCGTGTTTCATAAGGCAACTATTTTAATTTTGAATTTTGAATTTTGAACTTTATGATTTGAACAATTAACTTTGAACAATTACCGATTACGAATTTCTCTAATTACGCTAATGCTTATTGCGATGTAATTCGTGCAATTCGCGTAATTCGTAGTTAACTTTATGATTTGCGTTTAACCCTTAAGCTATATCAGTAATCATAATTATGAATTATGAATTCTAAATTATGAATTCTCGATAGTATCTCGCTATTCACTCCCCTCTCCTTTCGGAGAGGGGTTGGGGGTGAGGCCGCTCCTCCCCTTTCGGGGAGGTCGGGAGGGGCTTTACGCGTGTCCACCCTCACTCGTAGCCGTAGACTCGCCAGGCTCAGGTCCCGAAGGCGTAGCCCCACTGGCTGGGTGCTTACCCTTCTTATTACCCTTCCTGCTATCCTTGAGCGACTGGTCGTACTTATCGTACTCACGCAGGCGCACAGAATGCTTCAAGCGAGCCGTCATCAGCGAACCAGAAGCACGAGCACGCAAGTGAGGCTGATAGATATCCCTTGCCGGAGTAAAGTCCTCCAACTTCTCCACACCCTGACTGCGAATGCCTGCCGAGAAGATAGCCAAGTCGGGGATTTTCACTGCCACACCCTCCAGTACCAACTCGCGGATGCAAGCCACCATATCGGTCAGCACACCAGCAATAGCACCCTTAGAATAAGGCGTGTTATGGGCAGACATATACTCCGCCAACTTCTCCAAATCGTAGGTCTGATCGACCACCGCGCGCATACCAATATCCCTTACGCTTACTGGTCTTGCGCTTGTCCTGATAAATTTTGTAATGAATCATAGTATTTTAACTTTGAATGAAATTAATAGAACAACAAACAAGCAGCCCCTCCCCCTCTCCCCTCCCTATGGGGAGGGGCTGCTTGTTTGTTGTTGAGCTTTTTCTTTTTGCAAAGTTAATCAACTGCAAGAGGGAAAGCAAAAATACACTGTGTTAAATTTTGCAAAACCATACCTAACGCACTATTTTACAACCTGTTAAGAAACTACGACCACGTTATAGCGAAAACAATACAAGCAAGAAATGGTAAGCAAAACGCCTCTTTTTTCTAACGGAATAATCAATCCCCACCTCTCCTACTCTACCCTTTTGAAAATTACAAATTACAAATTACATTAAGCCCCACGCAGGGTGCAGAGAGGAGGAGGAGTCCTAATAGTTTATTATAATAGATAATAATTTATAACTATTTTCTATACTTATCCTTTCAATCCACGACCTCGCTTTCCTCTCTCTATCCTCAAAGAATATCCCGACCAACCTTAATGTAATTTGTAATTTTGTAATCGAAAAGTCGGGGAGTAATCCCTTAACGTTCTTCTTCTGCTATTTAAATATCATTTAAAATTCAGCTGATTAGTAACCACTATCCCGCTTGCAGTCAACTTCTTGCCTGACTTCCCCGAATCTAATATATCATAACGCCCTGATTGTACCCATACGTAAGGGTGCACCCCTTTTTGCAATTTATTAATCTCAGGAGCTTTATTCTTCAGTCAATCCTTGAGCCATATTAATTTCTTAATGACAGCATCAACTTCAGACGTTGAAGCAGGATGTACTTCAAAGAAATATAATTTATCATCATACGACAAGGCATAGTCCCAACGAGGTTCTTGAGGATATTTCTTTTGGACTTGGGTATCAATATCAAGGCTACCTTGTAATTTTCTTGGGTCTGTTACATTAACTTTATTACGGTCAGAGTTTTTAACAGCCTGCAAGCCTGCACGAAACCCGTTTTTTACATCAGGCATATTTTCAACAGCTATCTGGAAGGCGCACTTGGCGTTCTCTGCTCCGCCCCCCCCTTTTTTCTTTTTCTTATTCCCCATACTGCGCCATATATTTTGAAACGACATCGTTGGTCTTACTCGAGAATTGGGTCAGCCCACCCCACTCGTTTATAGCTACATCCTCGCTGAAGACATCAAGGGAAGAAATATCCTTGGATTCTACCTTTCCTGCCGTGTTGCGCAAAAAATAATATGTTTTAATATCTTTATCAAAAATGCTTTTCAAGAAATGAAGCTTATTTCTTTTATTGGGTTGAATGTCAAACAGTTCATATAATGCACCTACACGCTTATCTTCGGGGATTTTTTTCAGGCAATTGTATGTCCATACGAATTCCAGGAGCATAGGAGAATGTGTTGACACTATCACTTTGTGCCCATTATTTATAAACTCTATCATCTGCAGAATGATAGCCTGGATTGCTAAGGGATGCAAGCCCATCTCAGGTTCTTCCATGATAATGTACTTGTATTGGCTGCGATTCACAACGGGTTGGGGAGGGCCTGAAAGGCAGTAGAATGCCATCAGAAGAGGCATAAACTCCTTCTGGCCGGCACTCCACGTCATCAAAGGGAGGTGCATATTCTCGACATTCATTGCCATCTTGCGCTGTCCGCCCTTTTCTTCAAAGACTATCTCTCCGCCGTGAAAAATGGTCTTGTCATACTTCTTTTTGATGACGTTTTTAAGCCTGTTAGGAAGCGGGAACAGTTTTCCACTGTCACCGAGACCATTCTGAGCAAAGAGTCTTAGTGTTTCACTGAACTTACGCAACACAAAAGGATCATTCTCGCTGAATTCCGTAAAATATTTAGGACGGCCATCTGCAATGCTCAGAATGCGTTGGGCAGGGATATAAAAGACTTCATCTGCAGGAATTCCCTTTAGCGGGCGCTCTAAAAACGCTCGGGTATATGTTCTATCATTAGAAATAAACTCAGATTCATCTGTCCACATTTTCGACAAGCCTTCTCCTAAATAACGATCCAACAGGTTTTCCAGCTTGTTGTTCACGACAAAACCATAGTTTTCCAATGATTCTAATATGGCATCCTTGTCTTTTATCAATTTGAACATCTGGAGGAACAGGCTCTTTCCGCTTGCCTGCGCACCAACAAGCACAGTCAAATCACCCAATTCAACATCAATTTCCTGAATTGGGCCGAAATTCCTGACAATAAAACGGTCTTTCACTTCTTCTTGTATTTGATTCATCATATAGTCTTACACATTATAAGCATAACCCCATACACCCAAGAAAAACTCAGGTAAAAGGCTTATTCTCAATTTCACAATACCAAAATCTACAAAAATGTCGGGAATCCAAACCACAAAAGATTGCCTTGTTGTTTATTTCTATCGAAAAACTTGCAGAGTACAATGACCCAACAAGATGATAGATTCCAACTGTAGACACGGCAAATATACAAAATTAACCCAAGTTTAACAGGCAAAATTATTTTCATAAATTTTCGGGATGTTTTGTGTAGTATCAATTTGATAAATGATTGATAATCAAGTATAGGGTATTGTAACGAGGAGTAAAATCCGATTTGTAGGACACAGTCATATCAAAATTATTTTGTTACTTTGCACTCATGCACGCAAATGTACAGACACGATTCAACCCTGCCACAGGCGACATGGCTCCTTATTATCGCATCAAGGAGTCATATCGCGACGTGCAGGGTCATGTACATTCGCTAATTCTGTTGAACATCGGGTTCGAACTTTCACTTACTGCTGTACAGGTTCGAAAAATTGCATATGCTCTTACCGAACGCTTCAAAACCAGAAGTACACCCTCGCTTTTTAAAAAACATCTTGACGGACTTACTCCTATTGAACAGGCAAAGGCTGACGAATGGTGGAGCCGTATGGAGAAAGAAGGTGGAATCGATCGGTTTAATAAGGAAGAGCAGAAGTCGCTGAGAAAATATGAGAACTATATTGACCTTGAGACGGCAAACTATACTGACGCAAGGAATGTTGGTGCTGAGTGGCTCTGCAAGCAGACAATAGACAAGCTGCAATTAGAGGATTTTCTGCGCAAAAATGGGTGGACGGAAAATGCGATACACACGGCTTTGTCAGCATTGATTGTTCGCACAGTATATGCTGTCTCTGAACGTTCATCTTATTATTATTTGCGCGATAACTCGGCTGCTGGCGA
It encodes:
- a CDS encoding smalltalk protein, with the protein product MKHEKWKTIINVIISVLTAIATTLGMSSCL
- a CDS encoding AAA family ATPase — encoded protein: MMNQIQEEVKDRFIVRNFGPIQEIDVELGDLTVLVGAQASGKSLFLQMFKLIKDKDAILESLENYGFVVNNKLENLLDRYLGEGLSKMWTDESEFISNDRTYTRAFLERPLKGIPADEVFYIPAQRILSIADGRPKYFTEFSENDPFVLRKFSETLRLFAQNGLGDSGKLFPLPNRLKNVIKKKYDKTIFHGGEIVFEEKGGQRKMAMNVENMHLPLMTWSAGQKEFMPLLMAFYCLSGPPQPVVNRSQYKYIIMEEPEMGLHPLAIQAIILQMIEFINNGHKVIVSTHSPMLLEFVWTYNCLKKIPEDKRVGALYELFDIQPNKRNKLHFLKSIFDKDIKTYYFLRNTAGKVESKDISSLDVFSEDVAINEWGGLTQFSSKTNDVVSKYMAQYGE
- the rplT gene encoding 50S ribosomal protein L20, yielding MPRSVNHVASKAKRTRILKQTKGYYGARKNVWTVAKNTYEKGLTYAYRDRRNKKRNFRALWIQRINAAARLYDMSYSQLMGALHKAGIEINRKVLADLAVNNQEAFKAIVDKVK
- the rpmI gene encoding 50S ribosomal protein L35 — translated: MPKQKTNSGAKKRFTFTGTGKIKRHHAYHSHILTKKTKKQKRNLVHQTLVDGTNLKQVRDLLRLR
- the infC gene encoding translation initiation factor IF-3 → MKNDKMKMKYRVNEQIRVREVRVVSDDGAEVMPTRKALELAQKEGVDLVEISPNAQPPVCRIIDYSKFLYQQKKHQKEMKQKQVKQEVKEIRFGPQTDEHDYKFKLKHAQEFLNAGNKVRAYVFFRGRSILFKEQGEVLLLRFANDLEELAKVEQLPKLEGKKMFLYLAPKKAGVAKKSQQKRDREEAEAGAKAGAEGVSEEPKTDGGLFANAKNGADALKKLNID